The segment TCCAGTCGCTGTGGCTCAATTTCTGCAGCGCCTCCGCGCATGGCTGGTTCCCGTGACCCGGCGCCAGATGCTCGTCCTTGAGCGACCCGGAGCCGTCAGCCAGGTGGATGTGAGCGAGCCGGTCGCCGAGGGTGTCGATCATTCCGAGGATGTCGGAACCCGCCGTGGCCGCATGGGAGAAATCAACGGTTATCTTGTCGTAGTCCTCATCCACCGGGTTCCAGTCCGGCAGGTACACCATCACTTCGCGTACCCCGGTGCGCCACGGGAACATGTTCTCCACGGCAACGTTGATGCCGTAGTCCTTGCTGATCCTTCGCACACCCTCGTGGAATCCCTCGGCGTAGGATCCCTGCCAGCGAAACGGCGGGTGCACGACGACGGTGTCGGCTCCGACTTCGGCGGCCAGCTCGGACGAACGCTCGATCTTCGTCCAGGGGTCCTTCCCCCACACCCGCTGCATCACCAGCAGGGTCGGCGCATGGATCGACAGCACCGGCAGTCCATAGTGCTCGCAGAGGTTGCGGATCGCCTTGGGGTCCTGGCTGATCGAGTTGCTCGACACCATGACCTCGACCCCGTCGTACCCGAGATCGGCGGCGACCGCGAAACACTCCGATATCGACAACGGGTACACCGCCGACGACGACAGGCCGACCGGAATCCGGTTGGCTCCCTGCGTCGTCGGACCCAGGTCCGGGGCAGATTCGGCCCGGACGGCACGATGCCGTGCGGCCCTTGCCTTTGCCGAGTTCTTCGACGTCAAGGCGGGTCGTGCACCGGACTTCCTCGTCCCTCTGGGACTTTCTGCGCTTGTCACTTCGCTAGATTAGTCCGTTCAGCCCCGCCGGTGCCAAAACTCCTGGGCTCGTCCGGCACCCGGCACAGCACTTCCCCGTTCACGATGGCGAACCAGCCGTCGTCTGATTGGGCCCAGTCGCCCCAAGCCCGGCTTAGCTCTTCCAGCTTCGCCGGATCGGCGAAGCCACGTTCGATCGCCTGTTTGGCGAAGCTCGAATTCACCACACGTTCGGCCCAGCTACCACCCCACCAGGCACGCTCCTCGTCGCTGGCGTAGCACCAGGTGTCGGCGGTGGCCACGATGTCGGTGAACCCGGCCTGCTTCGCCCAGGACAGCAGCCTGCGCCCCGCATCCGGCTCAGCCGAGTTCGAGCGCGCTACCTTCTGGTACAGCGTCATCCATTCATCGAGCTCGGCCGGCATCGGATACCAGATCATTCCGGAGTAGTCGGCATCACGTACCGCGACAATGCCACCGGGCCGGGCCACCCTCGCCATTTCGCGCAGTGCCCGAACCGGGTCCGACAAGTGCTGCAACACCTGGTGGGCATGGACCACATCGAAGCTGTTGTCGTCGAAGTCAAGTGAGTACACATCGCCCACGCCGAACTCCACATTGTGCAGCCCATGCTCTGCCGCAAGAGCCGTAGCTCCCGTGAGCGGTTCCGCGGCCGCATCAATTCCGACTACTTCGCGGACTCTTTCGGCGAAGCCGATGGTTATCGTGCCCGGACCGCAACCGACGTCGAGCAGCCGATCCGTCGACGTCAGCGAGGAGAGAAGGTACGCCGCCGAGTTTTCGGCCGTCCGCCAACTATGCGCGCGCAGAACGCTCGGATGATGCCCATGCGTGTACGTGTCTTCAGCCATGGCTTCCTCAGGCTACCGCGACGGTTCGCGGTGATGGGGATTGCTCCTCGGTCATCTTGTCCAACTTTCGCAGAATAACGCCCTCGCGGAGCGCCCATGGGCAGATCTGAATCTCGTCGACATCGAAAACAGCGCAGGCGGCCTCGGCGACTATGGCTCCGGCCAGAACCTGCTGGGCTCGCGCCTCGGACACCCCGGGCAGCTGGGCTCGCTCCTGCGGGGTCAGTGCGGCGAGTCTCGGGGTGAGTTCGGCCAGGTCCTTGTGCCGCAGGTAGCGGGGCACGTGGATGCCGTCGGCCGAGGGCGCCGCCCCGGTCAACCGGGCGAGTGAACGGAATGTTTTCGAGCTGCCGACGACCCGATCGGGCCTGCCGGCCCGGATGACGTCGCGGGCTACCTTTCCGATCGTGGTCCGCGCATGCCGGCGCACGGTGGCTATCTCCTCGGGGGTGGGCAGATCGCTGGAGAACCAGTCATTCGTCAGTCGTCCGGCGCCCAGCGGCACCGAGACGGCGCAGTCAGCAGTCTCATCGCCGCCTGCTGCGATCTCCAGCGAACCGCCGCCGATATCGAAGAGCATGATGTGGCCCGCCGACCAGCCGAACCACCGGCGGGTCGCCAGGAAGGTGAGCCGGGCTTCGTCGCTGCCGGAAAGCACCGTGAGGTCAACACCGGTCTGCTTTTTGACCCGGGCAAGGACCTGTGCGCCGTTGGGGGCTTCGCGAATCGCCGACGTGGCGAACGAAACCACAGCTTCGGCGCCCTGGTCCTCCGCGATGGTCAGCGCTTCGTGAACGAAGTCGATCAGCATTCGTTCACCGACCTCAGAGATACTGCCGTCGGGTCCGAGGTATTCCGCGAGGCGCAGCAGCTCCTTGTGGGATGTGGCAGGTAGCGGCCGGGCGCCTTGATGGGCGTCAACCACGAGCAAATGGACGGTGTTGGAACCGACGTCGAGAACTGCTAAGCGCATAAATACTAAATATATCGGCTTCGGGCGAACTCAGCGTGCCCGTCGGTGCCATCCAGGCCGTTGAAGGACGCCATGGGCGGGAAAACGCGGGGCGCGCTTCTCGGCGAAGGCGGCCTTGCCCTCACGGAGTTCGTCCGCCGCCGCGCCGGACAGCGCTTCGTCAGCCTCCAGGTGATTGCCGAGCAGCGCCTGCTTCGTGAAAAACAGACTGAGCGACGAGCGGTCCTGCAAGGTGCCTGCGAGCTCCGTAACCTTGGCCGACACGTCGTCGCACAGGTAGTCGACCAGGCCGAGTTGCTGGGCCGTCTCGGCGTCCAGCTGTTCCCCGGTGAGCAGAATCCGGCGAGCGGCGCCGGGCCCGACCAGCTCTTTCAGACGCTCCGTCGGCCCGCTCGGATAGAGCACACCCAGTTTGCTCGCCGTGATGCCGAACCGGGCCGAAGGCGTGGCCACGCGAAGGTCGCACGCGACGGCGATCTCGCTCCCGCCGCCCACGCACACGCCCTCAATTGCAGCGATTGTCGGCAGCGGAAATCCGGCAATCGCGGCGTCTGCGGCGGAATTGATCTTCCAGAATGTTTGGAGGTCATCCGGAAGGTCGTAAATATCCGATCCAGCACTGAAGTTGCCGCCGCTGCCCCGAATGACCAGGACATCGATGTCTGCGGCTGTGGCAAGCTCATCCAGTATCCCCGGGATTGCCTGCCACATGGCGGTGGTCAGCGCGTTGAGCTTGCGGGGACGATCAATCGTCAGGGTTGCGACGCCGCCAGTGCGTGCGACGTCGAACCCTGACACGCTCGGCGTCACCTTAGTCCTTGCTCGGAACCTGGCGTTGGTCTTCCCCGTTGTAGGCGCTCAGCGGGCGAATCAGTGCATTGGAGGCCTGCTGCTCCATGATGTGCGCGGTCCAGCCGGTGATCCGCGCCATCACGAAGATCGGTGTGAACGCCTCGGTGTCGAAGCCCATCAGGTGGTAAGCCGGCCCCGACGGGTAGTCCAGATTCGGATAGATGCCCTTGCGATCGACGAAGTCCTTTTCGAAGGCGTTGTACAGCGCGAGCAGATCATCGGCGCCCTTGACCGCCGCCATCTTTTCGAAGGCCGCCCGCATGGTCGGCACCCGGGAGTCGCCGTTCTTGTAGACCCTGTGTCCGAACCCCATGATCTTCTTCTTGCTGCTCAACGCTTCATCGAGCCACTCGGCCGCGCGGTCGGCCGTCTTTACCTCTTCGAGCATCGCCATGACTGCCTCGTTGGCGCCGCCATGCAACGGCCCCTTGAGCGCGCCGATAGCTCCGGTGACCGCGCTGTACAGATCGGACAACGTGGAGGTAATAACGCGCGCCGTGAAGGTCGAGGCGTTGAAGCTGTGCTCGGCGTACAGGATCATCGAGATGTCGAACGCGCGCACAACCTCGTCCTCAGGCACCTCGCCGAAGGTCATCTGGAAGAAGTTGGCGCTGAAGCCTAGCTCGGAGTCCGGGGCAATCGGTTCGAGTCCGTGCCGGCGCCGATGGTCGACGGCCACAAGTGTCGGGATCTGGGCCAGGAGGCGCTCGGCCTTGGCCTGATTCGCTTCCGTGCCGTCTTCCTCGGCTTTCGGATCGGCCGCGCCGAGATACGACACCGCTGTACGCAGGACCTGCATCGGGTGCGCGTCCTTCGGCAGGCCGAGAATCAGTTCGATGACTCGTGGGTCGACCTGGCGCTGCGAGCGTTCACGGGCGGTGAATTCCCGTAGCTGCTCCTCACTCGGCAGCTCGCCGTTCCAGATCAGATAGGCGACCTCTTCGAATGAGCGGCTCGCCGCGAGTTCCTGTACCGGATACCCCCGGTACGTCAGGGAGTTGGTCTCCTGCACAACCTTCGAGATCGAAGTTGTGTCGACGACGACGCCGGCAAGTCCCTTGTGAATATTCTCTTCTGCCATTTCTTGAACTCCCTTGCCTCTTGCGTTTCTCAAAGAGTGAAATTGAAGACGTCGGAATCGAAGCTGTTGTACGACTCATAAT is part of the Saxibacter everestensis genome and harbors:
- a CDS encoding sugar phosphate isomerase/epimerase family protein, with translation MTSAESPRGTRKSGARPALTSKNSAKARAARHRAVRAESAPDLGPTTQGANRIPVGLSSSAVYPLSISECFAVAADLGYDGVEVMVSSNSISQDPKAIRNLCEHYGLPVLSIHAPTLLVMQRVWGKDPWTKIERSSELAAEVGADTVVVHPPFRWQGSYAEGFHEGVRRISKDYGINVAVENMFPWRTGVREVMVYLPDWNPVDEDYDKITVDFSHAATAGSDILGMIDTLGDRLAHIHLADGSGSLKDEHLAPGHGNQPCAEALQKLSHSDWTGAVVAEVNTRRCRTIAERDDLLLHTLSFAREHLGQLSHD
- a CDS encoding methyltransferase domain-containing protein, producing MAEDTYTHGHHPSVLRAHSWRTAENSAAYLLSSLTSTDRLLDVGCGPGTITIGFAERVREVVGIDAAAEPLTGATALAAEHGLHNVEFGVGDVYSLDFDDNSFDVVHAHQVLQHLSDPVRALREMARVARPGGIVAVRDADYSGMIWYPMPAELDEWMTLYQKVARSNSAEPDAGRRLLSWAKQAGFTDIVATADTWCYASDEERAWWGGSWAERVVNSSFAKQAIERGFADPAKLEELSRAWGDWAQSDDGWFAIVNGEVLCRVPDEPRSFGTGGAERTNLAK
- a CDS encoding Ppx/GppA phosphatase family protein produces the protein MRLAVLDVGSNTVHLLVVDAHQGARPLPATSHKELLRLAEYLGPDGSISEVGERMLIDFVHEALTIAEDQGAEAVVSFATSAIREAPNGAQVLARVKKQTGVDLTVLSGSDEARLTFLATRRWFGWSAGHIMLFDIGGGSLEIAAGGDETADCAVSVPLGAGRLTNDWFSSDLPTPEEIATVRRHARTTIGKVARDVIRAGRPDRVVGSSKTFRSLARLTGAAPSADGIHVPRYLRHKDLAELTPRLAALTPQERAQLPGVSEARAQQVLAGAIVAEAACAVFDVDEIQICPWALREGVILRKLDKMTEEQSPSPRTVAVA
- a CDS encoding enoyl-CoA hydratase/isomerase family protein, producing the protein MSGFDVARTGGVATLTIDRPRKLNALTTAMWQAIPGILDELATAADIDVLVIRGSGGNFSAGSDIYDLPDDLQTFWKINSAADAAIAGFPLPTIAAIEGVCVGGGSEIAVACDLRVATPSARFGITASKLGVLYPSGPTERLKELVGPGAARRILLTGEQLDAETAQQLGLVDYLCDDVSAKVTELAGTLQDRSSLSLFFTKQALLGNHLEADEALSGAAADELREGKAAFAEKRAPRFPAHGVLQRPGWHRRAR
- a CDS encoding bifunctional 2-methylcitrate synthase/citrate synthase, whose product is MAEENIHKGLAGVVVDTTSISKVVQETNSLTYRGYPVQELAASRSFEEVAYLIWNGELPSEEQLREFTARERSQRQVDPRVIELILGLPKDAHPMQVLRTAVSYLGAADPKAEEDGTEANQAKAERLLAQIPTLVAVDHRRRHGLEPIAPDSELGFSANFFQMTFGEVPEDEVVRAFDISMILYAEHSFNASTFTARVITSTLSDLYSAVTGAIGALKGPLHGGANEAVMAMLEEVKTADRAAEWLDEALSSKKKIMGFGHRVYKNGDSRVPTMRAAFEKMAAVKGADDLLALYNAFEKDFVDRKGIYPNLDYPSGPAYHLMGFDTEAFTPIFVMARITGWTAHIMEQQASNALIRPLSAYNGEDQRQVPSKD